A genomic stretch from Streptomyces sp. QL37 includes:
- the polA gene encoding DNA polymerase I encodes MAETASKKTADNRPRLLLMDGHSLAYRAFFALPAENFTTATGQPTNAVYGFMSMLANTLRDEAPTHFAVAFDVSRKTWRAQEFPEYKANRSKTPDEFKGQVELIGELLDAMHADRFAVDGFEADDVIATLATQAEAAGFEVLIVTGDRDSFQLITDNVTVLYPTKGVSELTRFTPEKVQEKYGLTPSRYPDFAALRGDPSDNLPGIPGVGEKTAAKWINQFGSFAELIERADEVKGKAGQNFRDHLDAVKMNRVLTEMVRDVELPKAPAELERAPYDRTAVTGVLDILEIRNPSLRERLLAVDPGAEEAGPPEPLAGIELDGAVLGSGEVAPWLEAHGGQPLGVMTVDTWSLGTGTVTEIALAAADGAAAWLDPAELDEADEQALAAWLADPERPKVLHNAKNALRVFPEQGWRLEGITMDTALAAYLVKPGRRSFALDALAVEYLGRELAPAPASDGQLAFGADDRAEADALMAQARAVLDLGDAFTTRLKEVGATGLLHDMELPTSIMLARLERHGIAADRAHLEGMEQQFAGAVQQAVKEAHAAVGREFNLGSPKQLQEVLFGELALPKTKKTKTGYTTDADALAWLAAQTEHELPVIMLRHREQAKLRVTVEGLIKTIGGDGRIHTTFNQTVAATGRLSSTDPNLQNIPVRTDEGRAIRRGFVVGEGFETLMTADYSQIELRVMAHLSEDAGLIEAFTSGEDLHTTVASQVFGVEKSAVDAEMRRKIKAMSYGLAYGLSAFGLSQQLNIEAGEARGLMDTYFLRFGGVRDYLHRVVEEARSTGYTETILGRRRYLPDLNSDNRQRREAAERMALNAPIQGTAADIVKVAMLHVDRALREAELTSRMLLQVHDEIVLEIAKGEREQVEEILRREMSTAVELRAPLDVSVGVGKDWETAAH; translated from the coding sequence GTGGCTGAGACGGCATCGAAGAAGACGGCAGACAACCGACCGCGCCTGCTCCTGATGGACGGGCACTCCCTGGCGTACAGGGCGTTCTTCGCCCTGCCCGCGGAGAATTTCACGACGGCGACGGGGCAGCCGACGAATGCCGTGTACGGCTTCATGTCGATGCTGGCGAACACGCTGCGCGACGAGGCGCCCACGCATTTCGCGGTCGCGTTCGACGTGTCCCGCAAGACCTGGCGTGCGCAGGAGTTCCCCGAGTACAAGGCGAATCGTTCGAAGACCCCCGACGAGTTCAAGGGGCAGGTCGAGCTGATCGGCGAGCTTCTGGACGCGATGCACGCGGACCGGTTCGCGGTGGACGGGTTCGAGGCCGACGACGTCATCGCGACGCTGGCCACGCAGGCCGAGGCGGCGGGCTTCGAGGTGCTGATCGTCACGGGCGACCGGGATTCGTTCCAGCTGATCACGGACAATGTGACGGTGCTCTACCCGACGAAGGGCGTCTCGGAGCTGACGCGCTTCACTCCGGAGAAGGTCCAGGAGAAGTACGGGCTCACGCCTTCGCGGTATCCGGACTTCGCGGCGCTGCGGGGCGACCCCTCGGACAACCTTCCGGGCATCCCCGGTGTGGGTGAGAAGACGGCGGCGAAGTGGATCAACCAGTTCGGTTCGTTCGCGGAGCTGATCGAGCGGGCCGACGAGGTCAAGGGCAAGGCCGGGCAGAATTTCCGGGATCACCTGGACGCGGTGAAGATGAACCGTGTGCTGACCGAGATGGTCCGGGACGTGGAGTTGCCGAAGGCCCCGGCCGAGCTCGAGCGCGCTCCGTACGACCGCACGGCGGTCACGGGCGTGCTGGACATCCTGGAGATCCGTAACCCGAGCCTGCGCGAGCGGCTGCTCGCCGTCGACCCGGGTGCGGAGGAGGCCGGTCCGCCGGAGCCCCTGGCCGGCATCGAGCTGGACGGCGCGGTGCTGGGGTCCGGTGAGGTCGCCCCGTGGCTGGAGGCCCACGGCGGGCAGCCGCTCGGTGTGATGACCGTCGACACCTGGTCGCTGGGGACGGGCACGGTCACGGAGATCGCGCTCGCCGCCGCCGACGGGGCCGCCGCCTGGCTGGACCCGGCCGAGCTCGACGAGGCCGACGAGCAGGCTCTCGCCGCCTGGCTCGCGGACCCGGAGCGGCCCAAGGTCCTGCACAACGCCAAGAACGCCCTGCGGGTCTTCCCCGAGCAGGGCTGGCGGCTGGAGGGCATCACGATGGACACGGCGCTCGCCGCCTATCTCGTCAAGCCCGGCCGCCGTTCCTTCGCCCTGGACGCCCTGGCCGTGGAGTACCTCGGCCGTGAGCTGGCTCCGGCCCCCGCGTCCGACGGGCAGCTGGCGTTCGGCGCGGACGACCGCGCGGAGGCCGACGCCCTGATGGCGCAGGCGCGGGCGGTGCTGGACCTGGGGGACGCGTTCACGACGCGTCTGAAGGAGGTCGGCGCCACCGGACTGCTGCACGACATGGAGCTGCCGACATCGATCATGCTGGCCCGTCTGGAGCGGCACGGCATCGCCGCCGACCGAGCGCATCTGGAGGGCATGGAGCAGCAGTTCGCCGGTGCGGTGCAGCAGGCGGTGAAGGAGGCGCACGCCGCGGTGGGCCGTGAGTTCAACCTCGGCTCGCCCAAGCAGCTCCAGGAAGTGCTCTTCGGTGAGCTGGCCCTGCCGAAGACGAAGAAGACGAAGACGGGCTACACGACCGACGCGGACGCGCTGGCCTGGCTGGCCGCGCAGACCGAGCACGAGCTGCCGGTCATCATGCTGCGCCACCGGGAGCAGGCGAAGCTGAGGGTCACGGTCGAGGGCCTGATCAAGACGATCGGTGGGGACGGCCGCATCCACACCACGTTCAACCAGACGGTCGCGGCGACGGGCCGGCTCTCGTCCACCGACCCGAACCTGCAGAACATCCCCGTGCGTACGGACGAGGGGCGGGCGATCCGCCGGGGCTTCGTGGTCGGCGAGGGCTTCGAGACGCTGATGACGGCCGACTACAGCCAGATCGAGCTGCGGGTGATGGCGCACCTCTCGGAGGACGCCGGTCTGATCGAGGCGTTCACCTCCGGGGAGGACCTTCACACGACGGTCGCCTCGCAGGTGTTCGGCGTCGAGAAGTCGGCCGTCGACGCGGAGATGCGCCGCAAGATCAAGGCGATGTCGTACGGGCTGGCCTACGGGCTCTCCGCGTTCGGCCTCTCCCAGCAGCTGAACATCGAGGCCGGCGAGGCGCGCGGGCTGATGGACACCTACTTCCTGCGGTTCGGCGGGGTGCGCGACTATCTGCACCGCGTCGTGGAGGAGGCCAGGTCCACCGGGTACACGGAGACGATCCTCGGCCGCCGCCGCTACCTCCCGGACCTGAACAGCGACAACCGACAGCGGCGCGAGGCCGCCGAGCGGATGGCGCTCAACGCCCCGATCCAGGGGACGGCCGCCGACATCGTGAAGGTCGCGATGCTGCACGTGGACCGGGCGCTGCGTGAGGCGGAGCTGACGTCGCGGATGCTGCTCCAGGTCCACGACGAAATCGTCCTGGAGATCGCGAAGGGCGAGCGGGAGCAGGTCGAGGAGATCCTCCGCCGCGAGATGTCCACGGCGGTCGAGCTCCGTGCGCCGCTGGACGTCTCGGTCGGCGTCGGCAAGGACTGGGAGACGGCCGCGCACTGA
- a CDS encoding lytic transglycosylase domain-containing protein: protein MAAQFGRRLRRGATTTAVAAAAVAALSASQAPAAPHPDSAADDRTAAGVTPPGDSAATGNSPYHTDLPPLDTPNKPGASVNLPVTGSAEAGIPATVLAAYKRAEKDLASTDAACRLPWQLLAAIGKVESGQARGGKVDANGTTFSPILGPALNGQGFALIKDTDGGAYDGDSTHDRAVGPMQFIPSTWATWGQDGNGDGRKDPNNVYDAALAAGRYLCAGPRDLSLATDLDRAVLSYNHSTEYLRTVRSWFDYYKRGTHEVPDGTGVLPKDTDTGTPSPSPTPTPPATSSPSTPPAATEPPATKPPATKPPSTGPTTPPTTPPPTTPAPGVTFGSLENAGTGPLTATAGDAFSERVKVRARNKLGAPLAKTSVTFSVVGDTDTRFAEGKRTVTLTTGADGTVTAPVLTAGEKTGPFRVTAVAGTTAPRTVSYLGTVTARVADTIVRTDDKVLTAAPGTAFADRLEVKAAYKGTGVADTAVTATMITDAETPTANDKGPYFKDALGTPVRTLTLKTGADGLLELPEIHADDTAGTYELRLTTASGATLTVELEVEAPAA, encoded by the coding sequence ATGGCAGCGCAATTCGGCCGCAGGCTGCGCAGGGGGGCCACCACCACCGCGGTGGCCGCCGCCGCCGTGGCAGCCCTCTCCGCCTCTCAGGCCCCCGCGGCACCGCACCCCGACAGCGCCGCGGACGACCGGACCGCGGCGGGTGTGACACCGCCCGGCGACAGCGCGGCCACGGGCAACTCGCCCTACCACACCGACCTCCCGCCGCTCGATACGCCCAACAAGCCCGGTGCGTCCGTCAATCTGCCGGTGACCGGCAGTGCCGAAGCGGGCATACCGGCCACCGTCCTGGCCGCGTACAAGAGGGCCGAGAAGGACCTCGCGAGCACCGACGCCGCGTGCCGCCTGCCGTGGCAGCTCCTCGCCGCGATCGGCAAGGTCGAGTCCGGCCAGGCCCGCGGCGGCAAGGTCGACGCGAACGGCACCACCTTCTCCCCGATCCTCGGCCCGGCGCTCAACGGCCAGGGCTTCGCGCTGATCAAGGACACCGACGGCGGGGCGTACGACGGGGACTCGACCCACGACCGTGCGGTCGGCCCGATGCAGTTCATCCCGTCGACCTGGGCGACCTGGGGCCAGGACGGGAACGGCGACGGGCGCAAGGACCCCAACAACGTCTACGACGCGGCACTGGCCGCCGGCCGTTACCTCTGCGCCGGCCCCCGCGACCTGTCGCTCGCCACGGACCTCGACCGGGCGGTGCTGAGCTACAACCACTCCACCGAGTACCTGCGCACGGTGCGCTCCTGGTTCGACTACTACAAGCGCGGCACCCACGAGGTCCCGGACGGCACGGGCGTCCTCCCCAAGGACACGGACACCGGTACGCCCTCCCCGTCGCCCACGCCCACTCCGCCGGCCACCTCGTCGCCGAGCACCCCGCCGGCGGCCACCGAACCGCCTGCCACCAAGCCGCCGGCCACGAAGCCTCCGTCCACCGGGCCGACGACTCCGCCGACCACGCCCCCGCCCACCACCCCGGCGCCCGGCGTGACCTTCGGGAGCCTGGAGAACGCGGGCACCGGCCCCCTCACCGCCACGGCGGGCGACGCGTTCTCCGAGCGCGTCAAGGTCCGGGCGCGGAACAAGCTGGGCGCGCCGCTCGCCAAGACGTCGGTGACCTTCAGCGTCGTCGGCGACACGGACACCCGCTTCGCCGAGGGGAAGCGCACCGTGACCCTGACCACCGGGGCCGACGGCACCGTCACCGCCCCTGTCCTGACGGCCGGGGAGAAGACGGGTCCCTTCAGGGTGACCGCCGTCGCCGGCACCACCGCGCCGCGCACCGTCAGCTACCTCGGGACCGTCACGGCCCGGGTCGCGGACACCATCGTCCGTACCGACGACAAGGTCCTGACGGCCGCCCCCGGCACCGCGTTCGCCGACCGGCTCGAGGTCAAGGCGGCGTACAAGGGCACGGGGGTGGCGGACACCGCCGTCACCGCCACGATGATCACCGATGCGGAGACGCCCACCGCGAACGACAAGGGCCCGTACTTCAAGGACGCGCTCGGCACCCCCGTCCGCACCCTGACCCTGAAGACCGGAGCCGACGGACTCCTCGAACTCCCGGAGATCCACGCCGACGACACGGCGGGCACCTACGAACTGCGGCTCACCACAGCGAGCGGCGCCACGCTGACCGTCGAGCTCGAGGTCGAGGCCCCCGCGGCCTGA
- the hrpB gene encoding ATP-dependent helicase HrpB, which yields MIRTDALDQLPVRTAVPALERALDERGAAVLCAPPGTGKTTLVPLVLAGLTGGGPARRVLVAEPRRIAARAAARRMAWLLGERPGERVGFTVRGERVVGRDTVVEVVTTGVLLQRLQRDQELAGVDVVIIDECHERHLDADTAAAFLLDVRGTIRPDLRLVAASATTDASGWARLLGDAPVVEAQGVSHPVEVVWAPPAGPVRPPHGMRVDPALLTHVAAVVRRALAERDGDVLCFLPGVGEIGRVAGQLAGVGAEVLQVHGRAPAAVQDAVLAGPSGGRRVVLATSVAESSLTVPGVRVVVDSGLSREPRTDHARGLGALTTVRASRAAGRQRAGRAGREAPGAVYRCWEEAEDGRLTAFPSPEIKVADLAAFALQAACWGDPDASGLALLDPPPAGAMGAAREVLTAVGAVDATGRATDRGVRMSRLGLHPRLARALLDGADEVGGRRAAEVVALIGEEPPREYGDDLAHALRTARRGGDGYAARWRQEVRRLSQSLGSSAGTGAGPDDAAVGLVAALAFPERVARARGEGAFLMVSGTGAELGSGSRLRSARWLAVAVADRPAHAASARVRLAAVVDEDTARLAAGHLRFAGEEVRWADGDVVARSVERLGAVELSVRALREPDPELVRGALLEGLRREGTGLLRWTRDSEQLRLRLAFLHRVVGAPWPDVSDGALLDRADEWLEPELSRAGRRADLARIDAGQAVRRLLPWATGEAARLDELAPERIEVPSGSRIRVEYGGEQPVLAVKLQELFGLSETPRVAGVPVLVHLLSPAGRPAAVTADLASFWREGYRGVRAELRGRYPKHPWPEDPTTMEATRFTSARLRRD from the coding sequence GTGATCCGCACCGACGCCCTGGACCAGTTGCCCGTACGCACCGCTGTGCCCGCCCTGGAGCGCGCGCTCGACGAGCGGGGGGCCGCGGTGCTGTGCGCGCCGCCCGGGACCGGCAAGACGACCCTCGTGCCCCTGGTCCTCGCCGGGCTGACCGGCGGCGGTCCGGCGCGCAGGGTGCTCGTCGCCGAGCCCCGCAGGATCGCCGCCCGGGCCGCGGCACGGCGGATGGCCTGGCTGCTCGGGGAGCGCCCCGGGGAACGCGTCGGATTCACGGTGCGCGGGGAGCGCGTGGTGGGGCGCGACACGGTGGTGGAGGTCGTGACCACCGGGGTACTGCTCCAGCGGCTCCAGCGCGACCAGGAGCTGGCCGGCGTCGACGTGGTGATCATCGACGAGTGCCACGAGCGCCATCTCGACGCGGACACTGCCGCCGCGTTCCTCCTCGACGTACGGGGGACGATCCGGCCCGATCTGCGGCTGGTGGCGGCGTCGGCGACGACGGACGCCTCCGGCTGGGCGCGGCTGCTCGGTGACGCTCCGGTGGTCGAGGCACAGGGGGTGTCCCATCCGGTCGAGGTGGTGTGGGCGCCGCCCGCCGGGCCGGTGCGCCCGCCGCACGGGATGAGGGTGGATCCGGCGCTTCTGACGCATGTGGCCGCCGTGGTGCGCCGGGCGCTCGCCGAGCGCGACGGTGACGTCCTGTGCTTCCTGCCGGGTGTCGGCGAGATCGGCCGGGTGGCCGGTCAGCTGGCGGGCGTCGGCGCCGAGGTGCTCCAGGTGCACGGGCGCGCCCCGGCAGCCGTGCAGGACGCGGTGCTGGCGGGACCGTCGGGCGGGCGCCGGGTGGTGCTGGCGACGTCCGTGGCGGAGTCGTCCCTGACGGTGCCCGGGGTGCGGGTCGTCGTGGATTCCGGCCTCTCCAGGGAGCCGCGTACCGACCACGCCCGGGGGCTGGGCGCCCTGACGACCGTGCGGGCGTCACGGGCGGCGGGACGGCAGCGTGCGGGCCGTGCGGGGCGCGAGGCCCCGGGCGCGGTGTACCGCTGCTGGGAGGAGGCCGAGGACGGGCGCCTGACCGCGTTCCCCTCCCCCGAGATCAAGGTGGCCGACCTCGCGGCGTTCGCGCTGCAGGCGGCCTGCTGGGGCGATCCGGACGCCTCGGGGCTCGCGCTGCTCGACCCGCCGCCCGCCGGCGCCATGGGCGCGGCCCGGGAGGTGCTGACGGCGGTCGGCGCGGTGGACGCCACGGGGCGCGCGACGGACCGGGGCGTGCGGATGTCCCGGCTCGGCCTGCACCCCCGGCTGGCCCGCGCCCTCCTGGACGGCGCGGACGAGGTCGGCGGGCGCCGCGCCGCGGAGGTGGTGGCGCTCATCGGCGAGGAACCGCCGCGGGAGTACGGCGACGACCTGGCACACGCGCTGCGCACGGCGCGGCGCGGCGGGGACGGTTACGCGGCGCGCTGGCGGCAGGAGGTGCGGCGGCTCTCGCAGTCCCTGGGCTCCTCGGCGGGCACCGGTGCCGGCCCGGACGACGCGGCCGTGGGGCTGGTGGCGGCGCTGGCGTTCCCGGAGCGGGTGGCGCGGGCCCGGGGCGAGGGGGCGTTCCTGATGGTGTCGGGCACGGGCGCGGAGCTGGGGAGCGGCTCGCGGCTGCGCAGCGCGCGGTGGCTCGCGGTCGCTGTCGCGGACCGGCCCGCCCATGCCGCGTCCGCCCGGGTGCGGCTGGCCGCCGTCGTCGACGAGGACACCGCGCGGCTGGCCGCGGGACATCTGCGGTTCGCCGGGGAGGAGGTCCGGTGGGCGGACGGCGACGTGGTGGCGCGTTCCGTGGAACGCCTGGGAGCGGTCGAGCTGTCGGTACGCGCGCTGCGTGAACCGGACCCGGAGCTGGTGCGCGGGGCGCTGCTGGAGGGGCTGCGCCGGGAGGGGACGGGGCTGCTGCGGTGGACCCGGGACAGCGAGCAGCTGCGGCTGCGGCTCGCGTTCCTGCACCGGGTGGTGGGGGCGCCGTGGCCCGATGTGTCGGACGGGGCGCTGCTGGACCGCGCCGACGAGTGGCTGGAGCCCGAGCTGTCCCGGGCCGGCCGCCGCGCGGATCTGGCGCGGATCGACGCCGGGCAGGCGGTGCGGCGGCTGCTGCCGTGGGCGACGGGTGAGGCGGCCCGGCTCGACGAGCTCGCCCCGGAGCGGATCGAGGTGCCGAGCGGGTCCCGGATCCGGGTGGAGTACGGCGGGGAGCAGCCCGTACTCGCGGTGAAGCTCCAGGAGCTGTTCGGGCTGAGCGAGACGCCCCGGGTGGCGGGCGTGCCCGTCCTGGTCCACCTGCTGTCCCCGGCCGGGCGCCCGGCGGCGGTCACCGCGGACCTGGCGTCGTTCTGGCGGGAGGGGTACCGGGGCGTACGGGCGGAGCTGCGCGGCCGCTACCCGAAGCACCCGTGGCCCGAGGACCCGACGACCATGGAGGCCACGCGCTTCACCTCGGCGCGACTGCGCCGGGACTAG
- a CDS encoding class I SAM-dependent methyltransferase encodes MSQEIYDSEPEATRREAGEAESSRASRGWWDRNADEYQSDHGAFLGDDRFVWGPEGLDEAEAALLGPAGDLKGLDVLEIGAGAAQCSRWLASRGARPVALDLSHRQLQHALRIGDGVPLVEADAGRLPFRDGSFDLACSAYGAVPFVADPVQVFREVHRVLRPGGRWVFSVTHPIRWAFPDEPGPEGLSVSASYFDRVPYVEQDGSGDAVYVEHHRTLGDRVRDVVAGGFRLIDLVEPEWPAWNDQEWGGWSPLRGNLIPGTAIFVCERDDRAS; translated from the coding sequence ATGAGCCAAGAGATCTACGACTCCGAACCTGAGGCGACCCGGCGGGAAGCCGGTGAGGCGGAGAGCAGCCGGGCGAGCCGCGGCTGGTGGGACCGGAACGCCGACGAGTACCAGAGCGACCACGGCGCGTTCCTGGGGGACGACCGCTTCGTCTGGGGCCCGGAGGGGCTGGACGAGGCGGAGGCCGCCCTGCTGGGCCCGGCGGGGGACCTGAAGGGTCTGGACGTGCTGGAGATCGGGGCGGGCGCCGCCCAGTGCTCGCGCTGGCTCGCCTCGCGCGGCGCCCGCCCGGTGGCCCTGGACCTCTCCCACCGTCAGCTCCAGCACGCCCTGCGGATCGGCGACGGCGTGCCCCTCGTGGAGGCCGACGCCGGACGGCTGCCCTTCCGGGACGGCTCCTTCGACCTGGCCTGTTCCGCCTACGGCGCGGTGCCCTTCGTCGCCGACCCGGTGCAGGTGTTCCGCGAGGTGCACCGGGTGCTGCGGCCCGGGGGACGCTGGGTCTTCTCGGTGACGCACCCGATCCGCTGGGCGTTCCCGGACGAGCCGGGCCCCGAGGGCCTCTCCGTCTCCGCCTCGTACTTCGACCGGGTGCCGTACGTCGAGCAGGACGGGAGCGGCGACGCGGTGTACGTGGAGCATCACAGGACGCTGGGCGACCGGGTGCGGGACGTGGTGGCGGGCGGTTTCCGCCTGATCGATCTCGTGGAGCCGGAGTGGCCGGCCTGGAACGACCAGGAGTGGGGCGGCTGGTCCCCGCTGCGCGGCAACCTCATCCCCGGCACCGCGATCTTCGTCTGCGAGCGGGACGACCGGGCCTCGTGA
- the rpsA gene encoding 30S ribosomal protein S1 produces MTSSTETTATTPQVAVNDIGDADAFLAAIDETIKYFNDGDIVDGVIVKVDRDEVLLDIGYKTEGVIPSRELSIKHDVDPNEVVKVGDEIEALVLQKEDKEGRLILSKKRAQYERAWGTIEKIKEEDGIVTGTVIEVVKGGLILDIGLRGFLPASLVEMRRVRDLQPYVGKELEAKIIELDKNRNNVVLSRRAWLEQTQSEVRQTFLTTLQKGQVRSGVVSSIVNFGAFVDLGGVDGLVHVSELSWKHIDHPSEVVEVGQEVTVEVLDVDMDRERVSLSLKATQEDPWQQFARTHQIGQVVPGKVTKLVPFGAFVRVDEGIEGLVHISELAERHVEIPEQVVQVNDEIFVKVIDIDLERRRISLSLKQANEAFGGDPASVEFDPTLYGMAASYDDQGNYIYPEGFDPETNDWLEGFEAQREVWETQYAEAQQRFEQHQAQVIKSREADEAAAAEGAAAPAGAAPAASGGSGGGGSYSSESADNSGALASDEALAALREKLAGGQS; encoded by the coding sequence ATGACGAGCAGCACCGAGACCACCGCCACCACTCCGCAGGTTGCGGTCAACGACATCGGCGACGCGGACGCGTTCCTCGCGGCGATCGACGAGACGATCAAGTACTTCAACGACGGCGACATCGTTGACGGTGTCATCGTCAAGGTTGACCGGGACGAGGTTCTCCTCGACATCGGTTACAAGACCGAAGGCGTCATCCCGAGCCGCGAGCTCTCGATCAAGCACGACGTCGACCCGAACGAGGTCGTCAAGGTCGGCGACGAGATCGAGGCCCTGGTTCTCCAGAAGGAGGACAAGGAAGGCCGCCTGATCCTCTCGAAGAAGCGCGCTCAGTACGAGCGTGCCTGGGGCACCATCGAGAAGATCAAGGAAGAAGACGGCATCGTCACCGGTACCGTCATCGAGGTCGTCAAGGGTGGTCTCATCCTCGACATCGGCCTCCGTGGCTTCCTCCCGGCGTCGCTCGTCGAGATGCGTCGTGTCCGCGACCTCCAGCCCTACGTGGGCAAGGAGCTCGAGGCCAAGATCATCGAGCTGGACAAGAACCGCAACAACGTGGTCCTGTCCCGCCGTGCCTGGCTCGAGCAGACGCAGTCCGAGGTTCGCCAGACGTTCCTCACGACCCTCCAGAAGGGTCAGGTCCGCTCCGGCGTCGTCTCCTCGATCGTCAACTTCGGTGCCTTCGTGGACCTGGGTGGCGTCGACGGTCTCGTGCACGTCTCCGAGCTCTCCTGGAAGCACATCGACCACCCCTCCGAGGTTGTCGAGGTCGGCCAGGAAGTCACCGTCGAGGTCCTCGACGTCGACATGGACCGCGAGCGCGTGTCGCTGTCGCTCAAGGCGACGCAGGAAGACCCGTGGCAGCAGTTCGCCCGTACGCACCAGATCGGGCAGGTCGTTCCCGGTAAGGTCACCAAGCTCGTTCCGTTCGGTGCGTTCGTGCGCGTCGACGAGGGCATCGAGGGTCTGGTCCACATCTCCGAGCTGGCCGAGCGCCACGTGGAGATCCCGGAGCAGGTCGTCCAGGTCAACGACGAGATCTTCGTCAAGGTCATCGACATCGACCTCGAGCGTCGTCGCATCAGCCTCTCGCTGAAGCAGGCCAACGAGGCGTTCGGCGGGGACCCGGCCTCGGTCGAGTTCGACCCGACGCTGTACGGCATGGCCGCGTCGTACGACGACCAGGGCAACTACATCTACCCCGAGGGCTTCGACCCCGAGACCAACGACTGGCTCGAGGGCTTCGAGGCTCAGCGCGAGGTCTGGGAGACGCAGTACGCCGAGGCGCAGCAGCGCTTCGAGCAGCACCAGGCCCAGGTCATCAAGTCCCGCGAGGCCGACGAGGCTGCCGCTGCCGAGGGCGCTGCCGCCCCGGCCGGCGCTGCCCCGGCTGCCTCCGGCGGCAGCGGTGGCGGCGGCTCGTACTCCTCGGAGTCCGCGGACAACTCCGGCGCCCTGGCGTCGGACGAGGCCCTGGCCGCCCTGCGCGAGAAGCTGGCCGGCGGCCAGAGCTGA